TCTGCAGAGTATGAAAAATGATTAACAAAGTAACAACTATGCTTTCTTTTGGTccacttttttctcttttatttttgattgtggCACACGAATGATCCATCATAACCTCCATCTGCTACCGTCACCACTTCTTAGACCTAGATGGGGGAGAGGGGGGACTCCAACATAGCACTGAGCACCCTAAAACTGACAAAAGATTCAATTAAGCTTAAGTGAGGGTCTTCTTTTTAAACATAACTAACCTAAAGTGTGAACCATTGTTGGACAGACGGCGCCATCAATTTTATATTCGGAGCAAAGCAAGCTGTGAATCAAGGATGAGAGTTGTCGCCTGGCGTTATTGCTTGCCGAGGGGCGACGCGGGATAGGCTTCGGGGAATTACAGGGCGCAGGGTATGCACAGGGCTCCCCGTAAGGTGGAGGGAGACACCAAAAGGACCCCCGGCTCGCGAGGCCCGGATTCGCTCTGCTGGGGACATTTTTGCTGAACCTCTGTATCAGAGGGTAGAGCAGTGCCCGATTGCTGGGGAGGGTCGTGTAAGTGAGAGGGGGAGTCCGCCCCCGCGGGAAATGGTGGCACATATCCTGAGCACGAGGGTTAGactccttactcacagtgccaCCGTGTGGTACCTACAGTAGCCTAGCCCTAACATGGACGGCCACCAAGTAAATAGAAGGAAAACTCGATGGGAGAAGAGGAGGATTTAAGTACTAACTAGGGAGGCTAGGTTGGGAGCGATCGGCCCCTCGCCCCACCTTGTCCACCCGCGAGGGCTTAATTGAAGCCTTAATGGAGCGGAGAGAGAACAGGGTTCGGGTGCATGGAGGAGGTGAGCTCTCATGTCTATGATTGCAATATTAGAGAGGCCCAGACATGACATGTAAGGGATGAATGACACTTGAAACATGCACAAAATCATTTGTGgccaggaaatacaaaaaatcAATAATTGGGTATAAAATACGCACCAACGACTAATTTGGGACCGCAAAATAAACGTGTACATTAAGTACTCATTTGTGACAGCAAAGTAGATATTTGTGTTGGTGAAATACTGTGCCACGAAATGCTAATGATTTTGGTCCACAATGCTAATTAGATACCACGGGCATGAAACACTCATTTGTGGCTGCAAAGCCCTAattaatgacaaaataatgattTGAACGTCCAGCTAAGCAAATGGAGTGCTCCTTGGCTGCAAGTCGTGTCACTGTCAATCTCCCAGCCCGGCATACCACCAAAAAGAGATCTCAAATAGTGGATACATAAATTTGATGtatcttctgccatctagtggatggTCATTTAATAGTTCTGCATTTCATGACACTTTGAGCGTCTGTTCTTTATCAATCTTGTGACCACAGTTAATTTATTTCCCTAGCTGTCATGTCTGGGGGGTACGTTATTGTGTGTCACAAAGAAAGGTGCTGCAATACAAAGTACTGTAGTGGTGAATCTCAGCCTTTTTTCTCCCCATCATCTTGACTTTATCCCCTACCACCTTTcgcctttcttcttcttttcaagTCTTAATTTGTGACCCTCGTTTTCCGCTGTCCCCCGTTTAACAGTATTGACTCACAATGATCAAAATGGGAGAAACTGCCACAGTCATGAATAGGGTTTTAACACAATGCCTtgaagaggaaagaaaaaaaacggagaAATTGAGGCGCTTAAAAGGAAGTTAAACTGTCCTCTGCAGGTCTGCAAGATGAACCTTAAATAAAACAGAAAACTCAAAACCTGGTGTTTGTCTGCTGTTGTCATTTACAGAGGCCTATTGAGCTGTTTAATGTTGCCCACCAGAGGGCGACATAACACTCACCCAAGCCTGCTTATGACGTGTATTTCCTAATCTAGCCCGCAGAGGGCGACTCCACTGGCTTTTTATAGTTATCTTTAAAGAAATAACACATTCTCGTGTTCTATTTATACTTTATTTCATGTAATTATAAATATCTTATATAgtaaattaaaatgtttaatGTATGTGgattaaaatgtatatattatttCATGGTGGTAGTATACGAAATATTTTTGGactttttatttacaaaattaaTTGAACAATGAAGAATCAAAACactaccacataaaaaaaaaataagacaagAAAGTACGACTCGCATACACTAACCCGATAGCGGGGTCGTCATCGTTTCAAACAGGAGGaggaataaaacaataaataaattgaataaatacattttagtgGGGAAAAAACTTTTAAGAACAGTGTCCGGGTTATATGAGCGAGTTTCAATTTTGCTGACAATAACGTTCACGTATGGTCTTTACAGGTGCGCACGTCCATCACCTGGTGGCAGTCACTGCAGTGCACGGCGCAGCACCAGTggaatttgcactcgcacttggCGCTGCGGCTCACCCGCGCCGTGTCGTAACCTCTCCCGCAGCACATGACCGAGCAGCTGTCTGCGCCCCGAGACGTCACGTTGCACCGCCGCCCGCCCGTGCCCAAGGACCCTGTGAGGGAGACGTGCGTCACAGTGTTGAAACGCCCACGGCAATTCAGCGTCACCGATTGCGCTTTTAGGATAACCTGCGTCGTGGTCGGGCACACAGAAGTCCGGAGATTCGTCAGAGTAGACCAGTTGATTCTTCCCAGGCGCCGTGCGTCTTCCCCACGCACCCAGCGTCGTCAAAGCCGCTCCGTACTGGTTGACGGCAACGTGGACGGCGCGCTCATATTTGCGCCTAAGTTCGTCTCCGGTTCGGCGGAAGTCGGCCATGGCCAGCCAGCAGGTGCGCGCGCTGCATGAGCCGCTCACGCCGTGGCACTTGCACTCCAGGCTCAGGAGACGCTTCACTGCCTGATGGGCGTGTAAAAAACACAAGTCACATGTTACGCTGCTATGTCATGTCATACAAAATATTTGTTGACCACTCATCCACTCGTAAAATTCCCTTTTTTAACGTTACTCTTCCTAAGGTGACACCTGAGTGACGTCATGTATAAAGGAACAAGGGGCGGGACGTGACGTCACCTTGCGCCCGGCCCTGTTGTTGTGGAGGTTGATCAGGGCACGCGCGTCGGGCTCTTTTCTCTCCTTGGCGTCCACAAAAGCGTGTCCGAAGCGGGCGGCGTGCTCCACGTGGTCACTGCAGCCGCCCCAGTCGAAGACACCGACCCGGTCCCTCCAAGAACCCGTCTTACGCGGGTCGCAGGAACAAGAGTCCAGCTCGCCGCGGCTGCACGCTCGCGCCAGCGTGTGCACCACGCCCGCCGACGAGATGGCGTATATGAAAGCCACCTCGCGGCTGCCTGAGGGGGAGCGGGCGCCATCAGCGTCCGGACCCGTGACGATAACAACCCGTCCCGGACTCACCGCGCAGCAGCAAGCGTCCAAACAGACTGTGGTCCCGCGCCACCGTGTTGCAGTTCCAGCGGTGATTGCGAAACTGGTGCTGGCACTCGGAGATCCAGTCCTGCACGCCGGCGCCGATGGCTTGCATCACTCGGGGATGCTGGCGACACAGCTGCCGCTGCTCGCTCACCAGCCCCGGGATGTTGTCGCACATCACGCGAGAGCCCAGAGTGCTCATGTACCTGTTTGGAAGGTAACCAGGCAGCAGCTACACTTCACCACATGAGTGAACAttcaaatgataaataaatattcaaatgtaAGTTTCAATAACACGAAGACAAAGTACACTATCGTATTGTCCACTTTGCCAaagcagagtaaaaaaaaaaaaaaaaaaagcacactaaTGATGATAATCATAATCACTTACATCTACAAAGCAGTTTTCCAGGTTCTAGAATTTGCTCAAACAAGTGATTATATTCTGGAATTGGCTTCATGTCCACACGAGGAATTAATAATCGAGAGGCTATAGTCGACAGACGTGTATGATTATTGCAAGAGGTGTTGAAATGTTTGCCGTGAAGGGAAAAAGCCCCAAGAGACCGGTTGAGACTTGTAAAGATGCCATAAAAGCTTTCAATAGACAGCAGCAAGAACATTTGATAACTTTAGtggaatgacaaaaaaatgatgAGGGCAAAGTACAGCAAAAGGTCAAATGCAACAATGTGAACCTGCAGCCAAGAAAACGTCATGACAAGCAATTCATGCAAAGGCatccaataaaaataaaaaaaaaaatgctacaaaCTTTCAGAGCAGCGCCGTGATGCAAACTCACCACCAAGACGCGTCGACACTCAGCACACACACGGTCGCGCACACGCACCAACATAGTCCACACGCCGAGGCGTTCATGACGGTCGCGCAGGATCACTTTTGTTGCATGTCCGCCGAGAGCACGAGTGGCAAATGAGAGGCGGCGGCGCAACGGGGCGGGAAGCACCAACGAGTCTTCACGTCGTTCTGCTTGGGTGGCCGAGACGCGCGCAAAGTTGCCGCGACGCTGGAATGTTCCAATCACATTAATTTCCTGACTCGCTTTATGACTAATTTATGGAGGAGCTGATTATTACTTGGCCttttcaaaacaatgacaatgCCAATTGGCTGGCGTTTTcccgattaccgtatttttcggacaatAAGGCGCACTTATAATCAATCAGAAGCACCTCAAAGTGAAGTTGAATGACGCGACTTTGGATCTGAAAAATAAAAGGCAGTGGAAGAAATCTGATTGTAAAGGACATCATGCGTCAAATTGTGCtgctttttgaaaagcgcttttGCTTCGATGCATTTCAGGAAACAAATACTTTGGCCATTTGAAACTTCTTTATCAACATATTTCCTTCAGAACTCCTAAAACGTATACATTTGAACATACCCTTGTAAAATGATGTTTTCCAAGACCACAAGCTAAttatataaaagaaataaaacaggaTTCAACTTTACAAGAAGTCTTGCTTGCATCATACAAATAAATGCGTGTGGTTTGCCATAACGGTATTATCGATTACAAGAATGTGAAGATGTTCCCTAACTTGGGCAGATAGCCAcggctgaggaagaggagggtcaCCCCCAGTGCGGCTGCGGCGACGCTCACGACGGCCGGCAGTGTCCTCTCCCCGCGGGCGACGGGCGGAGGAACTCGACAGCTATTTGGGGCCTTGTTCATCTGTGTGGGAAAGCCATTTATTTTAGTCCACTTGGGGCTCGACAGTAATGTCAATAGTTGGACCGACCCATTTCCAGCCCCCGCCCCAACAGACCTTCAGAACTGTGCTCTCCACAACCTCCAGCTCAGACCCACATAACTTTGCTACAGGTACCTTTGTAGGTAAGGACCCCATTGAGACATGACACAGCTGAGGTAACCCCCCCCCAATTTGTCTCCTTCAACCTACACACCCCTCAACCCGGACCCTACCCATCAGCCCTCTAAATTCCGTCACCCCACAACCTGCATCACCGACGctgaccccctccctcccccccatcTTCCCTCCTCCTGGTGTCGGTGTGCTGACAGGGCTGTGTCACGGTGGTGCTGACTTATTAGCTGTGAGGATTCGCTCCTGTCACGCTAAAGTCTgccacgaacacacacacacgcgtgctgGAGCTTGTCAACATTCGCATACAGTATGCACAAGTTTACCGACCTGGCAGAGCAGATTGTGCAGGCAGTTGACTTCGGTCTGCAGGTCTTTGGTCTGCATCATGAGTTGGCTGCACACGTCCTGGGCCTCCCTCTTGTGGTCCAGGGTGAAGACCAGCTGcacacaaaagcaatttttttagCTCCGCATTATATTGAACCTGATTGGATGACGACGCACGTGTCCAAACATGCGGTGTACCTTGAAGACCTGCAGGGGGAGGCGGCGGGTGGTGTCCTGAATGGTTTCCGTCAGACAGCAGCATTGCTGCTTCAGCTTGATCAGGAAGTTGAGCAGCTCCTCGCATCTGAAGAACACACAAAAGGTTTATCGGATGGATACAAACGATAGTGATTATCTAAAATGAGGAGCGCCGCAGCAGCAAACAGGTGGCTGGCCGAAGAAGTGATGGCTTTTCCTTCGAGCGGACAGCGCGACTTATTGATAGTTGTTATCTTAGCGCTCCATCTGCGCACTCCGTCAGGGTGAGCCGTGTAAACAGTGTCAGGCGGCGCAGCCTCCCTTCTCCCCTACTCCTAGTTTGTCTAGCGCGGCGATGACAGCACGCCCGCACAAATAGCTCATGTTATGTTACGCTTTGTTGTTTTACGCAGGGAAAAAATGGGTGAGCCTGcctgtcaattttttttatttttttttatccattttaAGTTCCTCGTTTTGGTTGCTcttcaagacatttttttcttatttattattctaAGTTAATACATTTtaacaatactttttttttttaatttagtttgtTTTATTACATCCAACTTGGGATCCATGAACAACCTATAAattgtgttttgcttttcaCAAAAGTGATCTTGAGATTCCCCGTTCAATTGATCAAAAGTTCTCCATGTCGCTAAgtggtgaggcccgcccggccctgGTCAAGCCTTCCACCATCCTTCTGTCTCTTGACGTCAGTCCGCCGAGTCTTCGCGGAGCAATTGGGTGCTCCGAGACGACTCCGCGGCGAGCTCATGTCGCCTCTCGCCTTACAAATCATTAGGGCTCCACTTAAACCATTAGCAAAGGTTTAGATGATCGCAAATGAGGATGAGAGATGCTCGCAGGTATGATGGACGACTTCCAGTGGGGGAGGAACGACTGGCTTGATGCTATTCGACTATGTTGGCCCAGAATTACGGACTGGGAGGCAAGACGTTGTACGAACCCGCTGTCTGTCGCTCCGAGTTGCTCGATGGTGCCCAGGTCCAGTTTGTCCAAATGCATCTGCTGCAGAGCGCTCAGAACCTTCTTCTGGTCTGCTGGTTCTGTGATTCCGACCTATAAGATTATAAATGGGCTCAGGGAACATTTTTGGATCgagaatatttttcttttcatatagTTCTTTTATAAACTACAAAATGTATAATAGAAGTGGGCACATAGAgaagtagattttttttctttcttttaaatggCTCACATGGTTAGCTTTCTCATGAAGACGACAATGTCAAATTCCTAACATGCTGCCAAACATGAAGCGATAATCACAGGAGCGTATCAGTCATACGTGTGCAGCATGAGCTACCCTCATCCTCATGTGAACTGTCACCCTCTACCTTCTCCAGGTCCTCCTCCTCCATAGTCAGCAGCTTGCTCCAGGTGATGTCCTTATCCTGTGAGGGAGAGGGAGCACGGCACAACTTGAGCGATGCGCCTGCATGGCCGGCACCAGCATCTGTCAAACTGAGCCCCCTCAAGGTACCGTGCTAGTAAAATATGTAAACTGCACACCTCATTACATGAAAATGTCATAGCGAGCGCCGCACAGCTGCTACTGTAACATCTCACCTGTGGAGCTAATAAGATAGACCGCGTGATATCATTAATCAATATGATGACATCAGGGAGATGTGGGAAGGCCACCCTGGAAATTTGTCGGAGCCAGGGATGATGTGAAATGTGTCGAAGCGTTTTTTGTTAGCCTAACGCTCGGAAGAAAGTGGAGACAAAATACGAGCAGCGTTGACGTACATGCATGATGTCGATGAGGTAGTCGAGATCCAGGCCGTGAAGAAGGAGCtccagctcatccagcttgggCACGCTGGTGCGTAAAAAGAAACAGTGTGACTTTGAGGGATTTGATTTCGTGTTTATCAGAGCAAAATAATTGTGCTTCCTGCAGTTGCTGAGAGAATCCAACAGAGGGCACCAAACACAAGAATTATCGCTGTGTTCAGGGAAGACAGCCAGCTCCGTGTGAACTGGTGGTGTTTTACCTTTCGGCAAAAGATGGCGTGTTGGACTTGACAATCGTAGAAAGGCTTTCCTTCGTGGAGTTGAAAGGTAGCACGGGATCGACGTTCAATGCTGAGGAGAGAATCCTGGCGATCTGCACGGATTTTGGAAGAAACTGAACACTTCGAAACAAGCAGGTTGAACACACAAAAGCATTCATTGAAGTGGAATAGGTCAGACAGAAGTTGGAGAATCCATGATGACGCCACCTGCGTGTGCTTGAGAAGCAAAGCTAGCTCAGCGGGACTTTTCCCCTCGGTGGTGGCGATGCTGCTGTCGGCTCCCAGCTGGAGGAGCTTCAGCACGGCCTTTTCCCGGCCGTGGTGCACGGCCACCGACAAGGCCTGAAACGTTACCGTggttacacgcacgcacgcacgaggAACCGCAACAATGTCACATACGGTGTATCCGTTGGCGTTTTGCATATTGAGGTCGGCTCCGTGAGACGCCAGCAGGTTGAGGACCTTGCAGTAGTTGTCTTTGGCGGCTAGCATCAGGCATGTCATCtgagacctaaaaaaaaaaaaaaaacatgagaatTTACACACTTTTAACATTGTTAACCGTGCTCTGACTTTCGCAAGAATTTTGCATTTGGACTATTTAAATAAAGTTCTCACCCTGAAAAAACATCACggtaattttgactttttttttttttttttttaaactggtggACTGTGATATAAGCTAAAGACAATTCCTCTTTCAATAACAGCAATCGCACTTGATGAGTGTTGAGACAAACACTGTACTGTACatcagtcactttttttttttcacatcataCGTCCGCGGCGAGCTCACTGTTGACTTGCAGCGGTGATTTAGTGAGTCGTCTGGGAAAGACTCGGCGCTGGTCAAACAGCGTGACGGCAAACAGTCAAATTAATCACCCTCGCGTAGACAAAAGTTAATGTTTGATGTCAATTTGCGCACATTCCTACTCACTTCACCACGGCGCACTTCCTCTTGGAGCAGTGGGAACGGGGAACGCTCGCGTCGTCCGTTTCTACCGTCGGCGCGAGGTCTTTCTCATACGGTTTCCGTGCGAGCGGTCCAATCAGCGGGACCGTACATCATTCTTATCAGCGCGACTGTCCGACCATAAAAAGGTCAAGTTGAGATTTAAGGTCAGAGTAGACGGGACTTGTTTCAATAGGCGAACTGAACCATCTTGTTACGTCACAGGTCAGATCGACCCCGCGGGCAATGCCAGGAAAAGCGAGCGAGTTTTAGAAGCGGGAATATCTTTAtgtcgtatttatttattcggcTTTCGGGCGGAACGGCAGTCGCAGGCCCAGACTCACATGTGCATGGCAGCCCAAAGCCACTTCCCGCCTCAACAGTTGAGTAAACGTGAGCGCATGTGAACAATTGGGGGTCCGCGTTTGTTGGGAGTGCGTTTGTTTACACCTAAGCAGAGGCAGCTGGTGTTCATTTTTGGTCAGATGCTCCCACGTAAGCGACGGCGGACGTTTGATGGAATCTAACCACATCAACGTACGCGCCGCTTGGCGCCGTGGGGGGTTTGTCGTCATCGCTGCGAAACTGCCTCGCTCAAATATTTGGTTGATTAGGGAAATGAACACTTCCCTGGCACTGGTAGAGCAACAGTGTGTTAGCGTGTAAGCTAAACAGAAGATGCGTTTGTCATCGTAGCGAGAAAAAAAGTGAACGGCAAAACGAGTTACTTTTGAAGATTGCGGCAACTTTCCGTTTTAATGAATTAGAGAATCGATTAGTTGTTGATGAACTGATTGACTCCTTTGTACAACAATCGTACAATTGAATCAGATCTGAGCCAGATTGAACTTCCTTGCAGCCAACCAACTCACGTGTCCGCCATGTTGGGGTCGGCGTTCCTGGAGAGCAGAAGCTCCACACAGCGAGCAATTTTGTCCTCCTTTGCCGATGCAGTGCAGCTGGCCATCAACACCGTCCTGCCACCTACAAACAGGAACATCACATTTACTCAAGAAGAAAATTTCAAAAGTCATCCATGGGGTAAAACTTGACGCCTAAAGCGTGGCCGTCTGCTTCAACGTCCCCAATTACTATTAAATGGcggcttcaaaacaaaatggcagacaAAAAAGTTTTTGCACCATGTACTCACGCCCAACTGAGATTTTCTTATGTTCGGATTTACATTACTGaagttattttcattttttttttttatgatttagaTTGGATTTAACTACGTTCGCATCTTTTGCTCCAAATGACGTCTGGAGTTGTTCCTGCTCAATTCCAATTTAGTTCCGgcaatgtgttatttatttgtgttattatttgtgtttGGGTCTCACCATCTGTCTATGTGGAACTGTGTCTTTGTTGTTTATATATTCTTTGCGTGGGTGCAAACCAGACGAGcccggcatgtgtgtgtgtatggatcGGAGTAAATAAATGCTGATCCAGAGATTTTGCTGAGCGGGAAAGGCAGCAGTGTGGCGACCGGGATGTGTGTCGTTCATGCGTTCAttcgtgaggaaaaaaaaggccatTGGTGCATTTAGTTGTTTACTACACCTGCCTCCAACGTCAAGTCCATGAAATTGTAAACTCACTTTTGATCAAATTCCAGCATAAGCTCGAGAATGTAACTGTTGTGTTAATGGCATAGTTTGCTTTGGATCTTGTTTTGCCGGCGTGGCACATTTGTTTGTGATGTTTGACTGATGTTTGAGCGCTGAGTAAAGCTGTAGGCCTTCACGCCATGAAAGAATTGTTCCCGCCGGCTTTTTCGAAGCAGGCAGACCTTGACGCAACACATGCAAAGGATGGCGAAGCAGTGCCTGAACTAAAAACAACTCCCATGGATCAGAGGTGTGGTGTTTCTGCAACATTTCCTCTTTGGCGTCATCGCTGTTAAGTAAAGTCAGATGAACCATGTTGTTGTTAGCGGCCTGACCGTGCCGCTGTGTTCTTCTTGCCTTAGTAACTATACTTGAGCGTTTAACTGTCCGTACTGTAAAAGACACTTCTTGCTCTGTGTCTTAGTGAAAGTTAAATGTTGGAGTGGTTCTATGTGGTGATTATTTTGTTCGCGAGAGAGACCTTTGCTGAAGTTGGCGTTGGCTCCCCGGTCCAGAAGCACTTTGGCCACATTGTCGTCCGccacactgacagcacacatcaGAGGAGTGCAGTCAAAGCCCAGGCTGCTCTCCACATCCATGCCTGTGCATAATATCCACAACATTAGTACTACATGgctcacaaaaacatttttaattgctGTTGTTGGAATGAAAAGGTTCTTGCCATTGTCCAGCAGCTGTTCAATGGCAGCAACGTTGCCTTCTCTGATGGCCGATTTTAGCAAATTTACTTTTTCTGTCCCGGTATTATCAGCATTCTgtcacaataacaacaaaaaaaggtttttatGTAACAGTATCGTGTATTCAATGCAAGCAATTTGAATGCACAATTGTTTTTATCTTCTTGCAAAGTCAAGAAATCAGATGAAGACAGTATCTCCTGCAAATATTCCAAATCAAATGAGTCGGACTTGGGTCCGAACAAATGTAAATCGGCACATTCCTACTTTAGAAACCATATTCATCAAATCTAAGCCTACTCGTTTAATAAGTATGACCCAACTGAATCAGACTTTAAGAACTTTTGCATTTATGATTGAGATATTCCAGGTGCAGTGACTGCAGTTTGTGCTTGCAACATTTATCAATGCACACcatcaaaataataaaataagttACTTTGTGATCTGTTTCAATCCAACTGCACAAGAATGTTGACCTTTGAAATGTGAAAGTAATCTCATTTTGTGGGCCATCGAGCAACGCAACTGGCCAGGTTGACTTGTTAGCATTGCTAATGGCGGGCAAGCCAAGCGAGCTACTTCCGGTAGGATGACGAAGTTTTTTATTGTTTCCAAATCAAACTTACCTGGATATCGTAAATCTTTTTGTCAGGGGGGCACTCCATGAACCAGTCGTCGCTGCTTGAGTCGCTCTCATATCCAGCTGGGAATGAAGCAGCCTTCGAGTCCTCCATGTCGACTCTGCAATGTTGACGAAGCAGCGGAGAACGCAAATGAACAGGCTAGGTGGCGCCAacaacatataaatatatactgcTTCTTACGCATTTTATATTTATCAACGCGTTCCTTGTATTTTACCATGTTTATATATGGTATTTTTAATGGCAAATTATTGAGAAGGAACTAACTCACACAATCcagtgtttgcatgaat
The window above is part of the Syngnathus typhle isolate RoL2023-S1 ecotype Sweden linkage group LG7, RoL_Styp_1.0, whole genome shotgun sequence genome. Proteins encoded here:
- the wnt2 gene encoding protein Wnt-2 isoform X2 is translated as MYMSTLGSRVMCDNIPGLVSEQRQLCRQHPRVMQAIGAGVQDWISECQHQFRNHRWNCNTVARDHSLFGRLLLRGSREVAFIYAISSAGVVHTLARACSRGELDSCSCDPRKTGSWRDRVGVFDWGGCSDHVEHAARFGHAFVDAKERKEPDARALINLHNNRAGRKAVKRLLSLECKCHGVSGSCSARTCWLAMADFRRTGDELRRKYERAVHVAVNQYGAALTTLGAWGRRTAPGKNQLVYSDESPDFCVPDHDAGSLGTGGRRCNVTSRGADSCSVMCCGRGYDTARVSRSAKCECKFHWCCAVHCSDCHQVMDVRTCKDHT
- the wnt2 gene encoding protein Wnt-2 isoform X1 — encoded protein: MNASACGLCWCVCATVCVLSVDASWWYMSTLGSRVMCDNIPGLVSEQRQLCRQHPRVMQAIGAGVQDWISECQHQFRNHRWNCNTVARDHSLFGRLLLRGSREVAFIYAISSAGVVHTLARACSRGELDSCSCDPRKTGSWRDRVGVFDWGGCSDHVEHAARFGHAFVDAKERKEPDARALINLHNNRAGRKAVKRLLSLECKCHGVSGSCSARTCWLAMADFRRTGDELRRKYERAVHVAVNQYGAALTTLGAWGRRTAPGKNQLVYSDESPDFCVPDHDAGSLGTGGRRCNVTSRGADSCSVMCCGRGYDTARVSRSAKCECKFHWCCAVHCSDCHQVMDVRTCKDHT
- the asz1 gene encoding ankyrin repeat, SAM and basic leucine zipper domain-containing protein 1; amino-acid sequence: MQTLDCPVHLRSPLLRQHCRVDMEDSKAASFPAGYESDSSSDDWFMECPPDKKIYDIQNADNTGTEKVNLLKSAIREGNVAAIEQLLDNGMDVESSLGFDCTPLMCAVSVADDNVAKVLLDRGANANFSKGGRTVLMASCTASAKEDKIARCVELLLSRNADPNMADTSQMTCLMLAAKDNYCKVLNLLASHGADLNMQNANGYTALSVAVHHGREKAVLKLLQLGADSSIATTEGKSPAELALLLKHTQIARILSSALNVDPVLPFNSTKESLSTIVKSNTPSFAESVPKLDELELLLHGLDLDYLIDIMHDKDITWSKLLTMEEEDLEKVGITEPADQKKVLSALQQMHLDKLDLGTIEQLGATDSGCEELLNFLIKLKQQCCCLTETIQDTTRRLPLQVFKLVFTLDHKREAQDVCSQLMMQTKDLQTEVNCLHNLLCQMNKAPNSCRVPPPVARGERTLPAVVSVAAAALGVTLLFLSRGYLPKLGNIFTFL